A genomic stretch from Patescibacteria group bacterium includes:
- a CDS encoding ribonuclease J encodes MNNQDKNTGRNPGPSGHKSARHRRGSSGKPVHAARAGQTGQHHPRREAGGATGGGAGSRRRTHGGGSRKPTPHGKLLYAKTSTKKEDIIPDIGDSIRIIPLGGVEEIGRNMTVIEYKNDIVVVDMGFQFKEPDTPGIDYILPNTKYLEDRKHKVRAVVITHGHLDHIGGIPYILGRIGNPPIYSRNLTTLLIKKRQEEFPHVPKPDVRIVEKDDTIRISDTMSLKFFAVTHTIPDAMGIIIQTPHGSIVHTGDLKLDHVNGVPTEKEVDEFKKFEKENVLLLMADSTNVERPGFSIPEDMVNKNIDEIIKNTSGRIIIGTFASQLERIMKIIESAETYGRKVVVEGRSMKTNVEIAKEAGILKAKDGTLLTIEEMHAYDPNKILILATGAQGDEFATLMRTANKTHKQLKITPKDTIILSSSIVPGNERSVQKLKDNLSRQGAHIIHYQVSDVHSSGHANHGETLWIHKKIKPKFFIPIHGYHYMLRVHADIAKEAGMPEQNVIIPDNSMVIEIIENGTRMVKLAESAPSSIVLVDGFSVGDIQDVVLRDRQMLAQDGIFVVIATVDINTGKLRKSPDIISRGFVYLRESQELLHDARHIVKKTIEDSLVGMHPINLEYVKDKVSDDIARFLLQKTAKRPIVIPVLLGV; translated from the coding sequence ATGAACAACCAAGACAAAAACACGGGAAGAAATCCGGGACCATCCGGCCACAAAAGTGCTCGGCACAGAAGAGGTAGCAGCGGGAAGCCGGTGCATGCGGCGCGCGCAGGGCAAACCGGACAACATCACCCGCGAAGAGAGGCGGGAGGAGCCACTGGGGGAGGCGCTGGTTCGCGGCGAAGAACACATGGCGGCGGATCGCGGAAACCCACACCGCACGGAAAGTTATTGTATGCGAAAACGTCTACAAAAAAGGAAGATATCATACCGGACATCGGCGATAGTATTCGTATCATCCCTCTTGGGGGCGTTGAAGAGATCGGGCGCAATATGACGGTCATTGAATATAAGAATGACATCGTCGTGGTTGATATGGGATTTCAATTCAAAGAGCCGGACACGCCGGGCATTGACTATATCCTGCCAAACACCAAGTACCTTGAGGACCGCAAACATAAGGTACGGGCGGTCGTCATTACCCACGGGCATTTAGACCATATCGGCGGTATTCCTTATATTCTGGGAAGAATCGGAAATCCGCCCATCTACTCGCGTAATTTGACCACACTTCTGATCAAAAAACGCCAGGAAGAATTTCCTCATGTGCCGAAGCCAGACGTTCGCATCGTTGAAAAAGACGATACGATCAGGATCAGTGACACTATGTCCTTAAAATTCTTCGCCGTAACCCATACGATTCCGGACGCCATGGGGATCATCATACAAACGCCGCATGGCAGTATCGTACACACAGGAGACCTGAAACTTGACCATGTGAATGGCGTACCCACGGAGAAAGAGGTGGACGAGTTCAAAAAATTTGAGAAAGAAAATGTGCTCCTGCTCATGGCCGATTCAACCAACGTTGAACGACCGGGTTTTTCCATTCCGGAAGACATGGTGAACAAAAATATTGATGAAATCATCAAGAACACGAGCGGGCGCATTATTATCGGAACGTTCGCTTCACAACTTGAGCGCATCATGAAGATCATTGAGAGCGCGGAGACGTACGGCAGAAAGGTTGTCGTGGAAGGAAGAAGCATGAAAACAAACGTGGAAATAGCAAAAGAGGCGGGAATATTGAAAGCAAAAGACGGCACACTGCTCACGATAGAAGAAATGCACGCGTATGATCCCAACAAGATCCTTATCTTGGCAACAGGCGCGCAGGGAGATGAATTCGCCACGCTCATGAGGACGGCGAACAAAACCCACAAACAGCTCAAAATTACTCCCAAAGACACGATCATCCTTTCTTCTTCCATCGTGCCCGGCAATGAACGAAGCGTGCAGAAACTGAAAGACAATCTCTCGCGCCAAGGAGCACACATTATTCACTACCAGGTGTCTGATGTGCATTCTTCGGGGCACGCAAATCACGGCGAAACGTTGTGGATACATAAAAAGATCAAACCTAAATTCTTCATCCCGATCCACGGATATCACTACATGTTGCGCGTCCACGCTGATATTGCCAAGGAAGCCGGTATGCCTGAGCAAAATGTCATCATTCCTGACAACAGCATGGTCATTGAGATCATTGAAAATGGCACGAGGATGGTGAAGCTCGCTGAAAGCGCCCCATCGAGCATCGTGTTGGTTGATGGATTTTCCGTCGGCGACATTCAGGATGTCGTATTGAGAGACCGGCAAATGCTCGCGCAAGACGGCATCTTTGTTGTCATCGCAACGGTGGACATCAATACGGGCAAACTGCGCAAGTCGCCCGATATTATTTCACGGGGATTTGTGTACTTAAGGGAATCACAGGAACTGCTCCATGACGCGCGCCATATCGTCAAGAAAACTATTGAAGACTCGCTTGTGGGTATGCATCCGATAAACCTTGAATACGTAAAAGACAAGGTGTCTGACGACATAGCCCGATTCCTCCTTCAAAAAACCGCCAAACGCCCCATAGTCATCCCGGTGCTTCTCGGGGTATAA
- a CDS encoding MFS transporter, whose translation MNQRLQNGKNAFYVLYLLGFIFTVHMALPAYINSTFLSGYATERFVGIIYAVSSVGIIIALAIIPIFLRRFGNYRVTTFLTFVQILLLLGLAFSKSIFLVVPIFIISLVAIMLIDFTADIFLESYSNDGETGSIRGAYLTAKNVAWVISPMIAGFILTDGDYWKVYLAAAIFMVVVLFLLISNLKHYEDPEYARVPFWSTLKEVWRNKNIYKIFMANFLLKFFFAWMVIYTPIYLHEHIGFEWSVIGIMFTIMLLPFALFEMPIGKLADTTWGEKEFLTIGFVIMAFSVGTLAFITDANFILWTALLFITRIGASIVEIMTESYFFKQIDATDANLLGFFRNTYPLAYIIAPLFATGILAVIDYRFLFLVLAGVMLLGLRYSLALKDTR comes from the coding sequence ATGAATCAAAGACTCCAAAACGGGAAGAACGCGTTCTACGTCCTCTACTTGCTCGGGTTTATATTTACGGTTCACATGGCCCTGCCTGCGTATATCAACTCAACCTTTTTGAGCGGGTACGCGACTGAACGATTTGTGGGCATCATTTACGCCGTCTCGTCGGTAGGGATCATTATCGCTCTTGCGATTATTCCCATATTTTTGCGCAGATTTGGAAATTATCGCGTCACCACATTTCTCACGTTCGTTCAAATACTACTTCTCTTGGGGCTGGCATTTTCTAAGTCTATCTTTCTCGTTGTACCGATATTCATCATCTCCCTGGTCGCCATCATGCTGATTGACTTCACGGCGGATATCTTTTTGGAAAGTTACTCAAACGACGGCGAAACAGGAAGCATCCGGGGCGCGTATCTTACCGCGAAGAATGTCGCTTGGGTAATCTCCCCTATGATAGCGGGCTTCATACTCACCGATGGCGATTACTGGAAGGTGTATCTTGCGGCGGCTATCTTCATGGTGGTGGTGCTTTTTCTCTTGATATCAAATTTGAAACACTATGAGGACCCGGAATATGCGCGCGTCCCCTTCTGGAGTACTCTCAAGGAAGTATGGCGTAACAAAAATATCTACAAGATATTCATGGCGAACTTCCTGCTTAAATTTTTCTTTGCGTGGATGGTCATTTATACCCCCATATATCTCCATGAGCATATCGGTTTTGAGTGGAGTGTGATCGGCATCATGTTCACCATCATGCTTCTCCCCTTCGCGCTTTTTGAAATGCCCATCGGAAAGCTCGCAGACACCACATGGGGAGAAAAAGAGTTTTTGACCATTGGTTTTGTGATCATGGCATTCTCGGTGGGAACACTCGCTTTTATTACCGATGCGAACTTTATCCTGTGGACGGCACTGCTTTTCATAACACGCATCGGCGCGAGCATCGTTGAGATAATGACGGAAAGCTATTTTTTCAAACAGATAGACGCTACTGACGCCAACCTGCTCGGGTTTTTTAGAAATACATATCCGCTTGCCTATATTATCGCTCCGCTATTCGCTACGGGAATACTCGCAGTTATTGACTATCGTTTTCTCTTCTTGGTTTTGGCGGGCGTTATGCTTCTTGGGCTCCGCTACAGCTTGGCACTCAAAGATACGCGCTGA
- a CDS encoding cupin domain-containing protein: MKGYVINIEKETKGNEYFRRVLYTAKNSQLVVMNIKPGEDIGEEVHHLDQFIRLEEGKGEAVLDGISHPIEDDYAIVIPAGTKHNIINTGEGDMKLYTVYSPPEHKDGTVHKTKADALGSVEHFDGKTTE; encoded by the coding sequence ATGAAAGGATACGTAATCAATATAGAAAAAGAAACGAAAGGGAATGAATATTTTAGGCGCGTGCTCTACACTGCCAAGAACAGTCAATTGGTTGTCATGAACATAAAACCCGGGGAGGATATCGGCGAAGAAGTGCATCACCTTGATCAATTCATCCGGCTTGAAGAAGGAAAAGGGGAAGCCGTACTGGACGGTATCTCGCACCCGATTGAGGACGATTATGCGATTGTTATTCCCGCGGGCACCAAACACAATATCATCAATACGGGGGAGGGCGATATGAAGCTCTATACGGTCTATTCTCCGCCGGAACATAAAGACGGCACGGTGCACAAAACGAAAGCTGACGCGCTTGGAAGCGTTGAACACTTTGACGGGAAGACAACGGAATAA
- the obgE gene encoding GTPase ObgE: protein MAFVDELKIYAKAGDGGNGVVRWLHVKSKEFGGPSGGDGGRGGNVYLRAVRDVHLLSKYRTKKEFLAENGQSGQSDSCHGADGKDLDILLPIGSIVTNLKTGKKISLQEEGERLLLLKGGFGGRGNESFKSSTNRSPEDWTPGRPGEEGEFYIEVELIADIGLIGLPNAGKTSLLNALTSARGKVGDYPFTTLEPNLGECYGFIISDIPGLIEGAAEGKGLGHKFLRHVRRTKILVHLISLENEDPIETYKIVRQELKAFDPELLNKKEIIVFTKTDLIEDPAILSKILKKMKKIAPVVFAISLYDDVAIKGLQDAILKEAAAQKNS from the coding sequence ATGGCATTTGTAGATGAATTAAAAATATACGCAAAGGCAGGCGATGGAGGAAACGGCGTTGTTCGTTGGCTTCACGTGAAGAGCAAGGAATTTGGAGGCCCGTCCGGCGGAGACGGCGGGCGTGGCGGCAACGTGTATCTTCGCGCTGTTCGGGATGTGCATTTGCTTTCAAAATATCGCACGAAGAAAGAATTCTTGGCGGAGAACGGGCAGAGCGGACAGAGCGATAGCTGTCATGGAGCTGACGGGAAAGATTTGGATATTTTGCTCCCGATCGGTTCAATTGTTACCAATCTGAAGACCGGTAAAAAAATATCACTGCAAGAGGAAGGGGAGCGCCTCCTCTTGTTGAAAGGAGGTTTTGGCGGTCGGGGTAATGAGTCATTCAAAAGTTCAACCAATCGCTCCCCGGAAGACTGGACTCCCGGGAGACCCGGGGAGGAGGGAGAATTTTATATTGAAGTTGAGCTTATCGCCGATATCGGACTTATCGGATTGCCGAACGCCGGCAAGACAAGTCTCTTGAACGCACTCACGAGCGCCAGAGGAAAGGTGGGAGATTATCCGTTTACGACTCTCGAACCGAACCTAGGAGAGTGTTACGGCTTCATTATTTCGGACATTCCTGGGCTCATTGAAGGAGCCGCGGAAGGAAAGGGGCTTGGGCATAAATTCTTGCGTCACGTCAGGAGGACGAAGATACTGGTGCATTTGATCTCGCTTGAAAACGAGGACCCGATAGAGACGTACAAGATAGTTCGTCAGGAGCTCAAAGCGTTTGATCCTGAACTTCTCAATAAAAAAGAGATTATCGTGTTCACTAAGACGGACCTTATTGAAGACCCGGCAATCCTCTCCAAAATACTCAAAAAAATGAAAAAGATTGCCCCCGTCGTGTTTGCCATTTCTTTGTACGATGATGTCGCGATCAAGGGACTCCAGGATGCGATCCTCAAAGAGGCGGCTGCTCAAAAAAACTCATAG
- a CDS encoding helix-turn-helix domain-containing protein — MKQKEALNILKAGRNVYLTGAAGSGKTHVLNEYIAYLKHRGVSVGVTASTGIAATHIGGVTIHSWSGIGIRDTLSDAEIEALEQKEYLWKRFDKANVLIIDEVSMLSPRMLDSVERVCRALKRKEDPFGGMQVVLSGDFFQLPPIVRDGSEVEFVNISDAWRSMDIRVCYLEEQFRHDDRTLEAILNEMRTGEVSSATRAMLTTLGKKKMKEDIVPTRLYTHNADVDAENDRELAKLPGALQVYEMNTKGRSNLVLTLKKSVLAPETLRLKKDAIVMFVKNSFDEGYVNGTLGIVEDFDEGLPIVRTFSGTRISVHTTRWEIEEDGKTLALVEQLPLRLAWAITIHKSQGMSMDAAEIDLSKAFVPGQGYVALSRLRNLAGLSLVGINDTAFAVHPHVAFLDKHLLSESAKWEQVLKRFSDEELQVMHKEFVVKCGGTLDIKEIAKNKEKESALPENRIPTHEKTRELINEGLTLSEIATKRGMTEGTIIAHLEKLKELKAEINLKPFKPKAKDLKKIKEAFQATGDTKLTPVHKKLGGAYSFEDIRLARLFLS; from the coding sequence ATGAAGCAAAAAGAAGCGCTCAACATACTCAAGGCGGGGCGGAATGTGTATCTTACCGGGGCTGCCGGTAGCGGGAAAACTCATGTTTTAAATGAGTACATCGCGTATCTGAAACACCGCGGCGTTTCCGTAGGAGTGACTGCGTCAACGGGCATCGCGGCTACGCATATTGGCGGTGTGACCATCCATTCATGGTCCGGCATTGGTATCAGAGACACGCTTTCTGACGCAGAGATCGAGGCGTTGGAACAAAAAGAATATTTATGGAAGCGGTTTGATAAAGCGAATGTGCTGATCATAGACGAGGTGTCCATGCTTTCTCCGCGGATGCTGGATAGCGTGGAGCGGGTGTGTCGCGCCTTGAAGCGGAAAGAAGATCCTTTTGGCGGGATGCAGGTCGTGTTGTCGGGGGACTTTTTTCAGCTTCCTCCCATCGTGCGTGACGGGTCGGAAGTGGAATTTGTGAATATTTCGGACGCGTGGAGATCCATGGATATTCGCGTGTGCTACTTGGAAGAGCAGTTTCGCCACGACGACCGCACACTTGAAGCGATATTAAACGAAATGCGCACCGGCGAGGTGTCTTCCGCTACGCGGGCAATGCTCACTACGCTTGGCAAGAAGAAGATGAAGGAAGATATCGTACCGACGCGGCTTTACACGCACAATGCCGATGTTGATGCCGAGAACGACAGGGAACTCGCGAAATTGCCGGGCGCGCTCCAGGTGTATGAAATGAACACCAAAGGGCGTAGCAACCTCGTTCTCACGCTAAAGAAAAGTGTTCTTGCGCCGGAGACGCTCCGTTTGAAAAAAGACGCAATCGTGATGTTTGTAAAGAATAGTTTTGACGAGGGATACGTGAATGGGACGCTCGGCATCGTGGAGGATTTTGACGAGGGATTGCCTATCGTCCGGACATTTTCAGGCACCAGGATTTCCGTGCACACGACACGCTGGGAGATTGAAGAAGACGGGAAGACGCTCGCTCTTGTGGAGCAGTTGCCGCTTCGGCTTGCCTGGGCTATCACCATACACAAGAGCCAGGGCATGAGCATGGATGCCGCGGAGATTGATCTCTCAAAAGCATTCGTGCCCGGACAGGGATATGTGGCACTCTCCCGACTTCGCAATCTGGCAGGGCTCTCACTCGTGGGTATTAACGATACGGCGTTTGCGGTGCACCCCCATGTGGCCTTTCTTGATAAACATCTTCTTTCCGAATCCGCGAAATGGGAACAGGTATTAAAAAGGTTTTCAGACGAAGAGCTTCAGGTCATGCATAAAGAGTTTGTCGTCAAGTGTGGAGGTACTCTTGATATAAAAGAGATAGCAAAGAACAAGGAAAAAGAAAGCGCGTTGCCGGAGAATCGTATTCCCACCCATGAAAAAACGCGAGAACTCATAAACGAAGGGCTGACTCTTTCCGAGATTGCGACAAAGCGAGGCATGACGGAAGGAACTATCATTGCGCATCTCGAGAAGCTGAAGGAGTTGAAGGCCGAGATCAACCTCAAGCCATTCAAGCCAAAAGCGAAAGACCTTAAAAAAATAAAAGAAGCGTTTCAGGCAACGGGCGATACGAAGCTTACTCCTGTACACAAAAAGTTGGGCGGCGCATATTCTTTTGAGGACATCCGCCTCGCACGATTGTTTTTGTCGTAG
- the msrB gene encoding peptide-methionine (R)-S-oxide reductase MsrB has product MKDKKPMPKTEAEWKEMLTREQYEVLRKKGTEAPFTGSLLKEKRKGMYTCAACGNALFSSEVKFESGTGWPSFTDALPGSVKYVLDTSHGMKRTEVVCSKCGSHLGHVFDDLPRRVKAGGPAEKGGKRHCINSVCLALEAEA; this is encoded by the coding sequence ATGAAAGACAAAAAACCAATGCCAAAGACGGAAGCAGAGTGGAAGGAGATGCTCACTAGGGAACAGTACGAAGTGTTGCGCAAGAAAGGTACGGAAGCTCCATTTACCGGCTCTCTCTTAAAAGAGAAAAGAAAGGGAATGTATACATGCGCCGCATGCGGAAATGCGTTGTTTTCTTCCGAGGTAAAATTTGAATCCGGAACAGGATGGCCCTCTTTTACCGACGCGTTACCGGGCAGTGTGAAATATGTTTTAGACACGAGTCATGGCATGAAACGCACGGAAGTGGTCTGCTCAAAGTGCGGTTCGCACCTGGGACACGTATTTGACGACCTGCCTCGCCGAGTCAAGGCGGGTGGCCCAGCCGAGAAAGGCGGGAAAAGGCACTGCATCAACTCTGTTTGTCTGGCGTTGGAAGCGGAGGCGTAA
- the msrA gene encoding peptide-methionine (S)-S-oxide reductase MsrA — MQKQEINTEKAIFGGGCFWCTEAVFKMLKGVRSVAPGYAGGTKPNPTYDEVSDGTTGHAEVIRIEYDPSVVSFRDLLTVFFATHDPGTVNRQGNDVGTQYRSIILYTNETQKEEALRFIEEVNASNKEGLPAVTEVKPLLVFYEAESYHKDYFERNPENRYCQLIINPKLEKVQKKFAELLNANEKEK; from the coding sequence ATGCAAAAGCAAGAAATAAATACAGAAAAAGCGATTTTTGGCGGCGGGTGTTTCTGGTGCACCGAGGCGGTGTTTAAAATGCTCAAAGGGGTGCGCTCTGTCGCTCCAGGATATGCGGGAGGAACAAAACCAAACCCAACCTATGATGAGGTTTCCGACGGCACGACGGGGCATGCTGAAGTGATCCGTATTGAGTATGACCCCAGTGTAGTTTCTTTTCGCGACCTGCTCACGGTTTTCTTTGCGACCCATGATCCCGGAACCGTAAATCGGCAAGGCAATGATGTGGGTACCCAGTATCGTTCGATCATTCTCTATACCAATGAGACACAAAAAGAGGAAGCGCTGCGTTTCATAGAGGAAGTGAACGCGTCAAACAAAGAGGGCCTCCCTGCGGTGACCGAAGTGAAGCCGCTTCTCGTGTTCTATGAAGCCGAAAGTTATCATAAAGATTATTTTGAACGAAATCCGGAGAATCGATATTGCCAGCTTATTATTAATCCCAAGTTGGAAAAGGTGCAGAAAAAATTTGCGGAGCTTCTCAATGCTAACGAAAAAGAAAAGTAA
- a CDS encoding pyridoxamine 5'-phosphate oxidase family protein, whose protein sequence is MSEKELSGIIKDFLNGHRKAVLSTVGDDEHPTTSLMLYAIDDDLNVYFGTRKTFGKYSVIKRHPYVSLTVVEEKLDPLKAIEIRGKVEFIPEDKTAEMLGFFESKNPSKYYVKGAPDFVMFKVTPSFVRFLDASSGELVLEHMPVGAKN, encoded by the coding sequence ATGTCAGAAAAAGAACTGAGCGGGATTATCAAAGATTTTTTAAACGGCCATCGCAAGGCGGTGCTTTCAACGGTAGGGGACGATGAACACCCGACCACTTCCCTCATGCTCTACGCTATAGATGACGACTTGAACGTATATTTCGGCACTCGTAAGACCTTCGGCAAGTATTCGGTCATCAAACGCCACCCGTATGTCTCGCTTACCGTCGTGGAAGAAAAACTAGACCCGCTTAAGGCGATTGAAATTCGCGGCAAAGTTGAATTTATCCCGGAAGACAAAACAGCCGAAATGCTTGGCTTTTTTGAATCAAAAAATCCGAGCAAATATTACGTGAAAGGCGCCCCGGATTTCGTAATGTTTAAAGTGACTCCTTCATTTGTGCGTTTTCTTGACGCTTCTTCCGGAGAGCTTGTTCTGGAACATATGCCGGTTGGCGCAAAGAATTAA
- a CDS encoding methyltransferase domain-containing protein produces the protein MSAEHAHAFIHMATKKEKTSWGKVATWYDEYLEGEKDSYQRQVILPNLVRLVAPRKGLRVLDIACGQGFFTRAFREAGATADGVDIAPELIAIARARSTAGGIFHIASADDLSFAKDASYDVATSVLAIQNIKNLAGVCREAARVLLPGGRFIIVMNHPAFRVPKRSDWDFDEAEKTQYRRVGRYLSAFETKIDMHPGKKGSAQTISYHRSLQDYSKMMAKEGFAIAKLEEWISHKRSERGPRQSAEDISRKEIPLFLMLEAKKC, from the coding sequence ATGAGCGCGGAGCACGCCCACGCATTCATTCATATGGCCACCAAAAAAGAAAAAACATCGTGGGGAAAAGTTGCTACATGGTACGACGAATATCTGGAAGGAGAAAAGGACAGTTATCAACGTCAGGTAATCCTGCCTAACCTTGTGCGTCTTGTCGCTCCTCGCAAGGGTTTGCGGGTGCTTGATATCGCCTGCGGACAGGGTTTTTTCACGCGCGCATTCCGCGAAGCGGGCGCGACAGCCGATGGCGTTGATATCGCTCCCGAGCTTATCGCTATTGCCCGTGCGCGAAGTACCGCCGGCGGAATTTTTCACATTGCGTCAGCGGATGATCTTTCTTTCGCGAAAGACGCGTCGTACGATGTCGCAACCTCCGTGCTTGCGATCCAGAATATTAAAAATCTTGCAGGCGTATGTCGCGAAGCGGCGCGAGTGCTACTCCCCGGAGGACGTTTCATTATTGTCATGAACCATCCGGCGTTTCGCGTGCCGAAGCGGTCAGATTGGGATTTTGACGAGGCGGAGAAGACGCAGTATCGCCGCGTCGGAAGATATCTTTCGGCTTTTGAAACGAAGATAGACATGCACCCGGGCAAAAAAGGAAGCGCGCAGACCATTTCATACCACCGTTCTCTCCAGGACTATTCAAAGATGATGGCGAAAGAAGGTTTCGCCATCGCCAAGCTTGAAGAATGGATATCACACAAAAGAAGCGAGCGCGGTCCGCGGCAGAGCGCGGAAGACATTTCCCGCAAGGAGATTCCCCTGTTTCTTATGCTTGAGGCAAAAAAATGCTAA
- the rlmB gene encoding 23S rRNA (guanosine(2251)-2'-O)-methyltransferase RlmB: MAEQKTYIYGKHALKEALRHKPEAVEKVFLSPQVDDTELRLLISQAGITCGTFEPKKAPGGVSPDASHQGVIASISPSKLMRSYQSFAHNLTVGADTALVLLDELQDPHNVGAVIRSAAAFGISGVLIPEHNQSQVSGAVVKVSAGMVFRVPLVSVGNVNTVIRDLKDRGFWIYGLEGDAPNNITKEKFDAPTLFIVGNESKGIRLKTRELCDVLLSIPTDPRCESLNVAASSAVALYAWSAEHPGALKAKE; the protein is encoded by the coding sequence ATGGCAGAACAAAAAACTTACATTTACGGGAAGCACGCCCTAAAAGAAGCGTTACGCCACAAGCCGGAAGCAGTGGAAAAAGTTTTCCTCTCCCCGCAGGTTGATGATACGGAGCTTCGTCTGCTTATCTCCCAGGCGGGCATTACGTGCGGAACATTTGAGCCGAAAAAGGCACCCGGGGGTGTTAGTCCTGACGCATCTCATCAAGGTGTCATCGCCTCAATTTCTCCCTCAAAACTCATGCGCTCATATCAGTCTTTTGCACACAATCTTACTGTCGGGGCTGACACCGCCCTTGTGCTTCTTGATGAACTGCAAGACCCGCATAACGTGGGGGCGGTGATACGTTCTGCGGCGGCATTCGGCATCTCCGGCGTACTCATTCCCGAACACAACCAGTCGCAGGTGAGCGGTGCGGTGGTAAAGGTGTCGGCCGGCATGGTGTTTCGCGTCCCGCTTGTTTCCGTGGGGAACGTCAACACGGTGATCCGCGACCTCAAAGATAGGGGCTTTTGGATATACGGTCTTGAAGGGGATGCGCCGAATAATATTACGAAAGAAAAATTTGACGCGCCGACTTTGTTTATCGTAGGCAATGAATCAAAGGGCATCCGTCTTAAAACGCGCGAACTTTGCGATGTGTTGCTCTCTATCCCTACCGATCCCCGTTGTGAATCGCTCAATGTCGCGGCCTCATCCGCAGTGGCGCTGTACGCGTGGAGCGCCGAACATCCGGGTGCGTTAAAAGCGAAAGAATAA
- a CDS encoding class I SAM-dependent methyltransferase, with the protein MKQRGVKNEGKTFWNKEYRQGEHLALSTRESEDLVKFTLWLKREYGGDFLNPSDSVLDLGCGNGRNLIYLAQTFGVHGVGYDISAEAIAQAKEQSGKLPLAYSACSVTEPLPLPDESQTLVLDMMVSHFLSNEERARLRSEVARVLKPNGWLFLKTFLLDEDRHAERFLREHPGKEAGSYIHPVFGVTEHVFTEKELTEMLGSLFTVHKKVRSHRHLKDGRAFKRRSISIYAQKK; encoded by the coding sequence ATGAAACAAAGGGGGGTCAAGAACGAAGGCAAGACATTCTGGAATAAAGAGTACCGGCAAGGAGAACACCTCGCGCTTTCCACGCGTGAGAGCGAAGACCTTGTGAAATTCACCCTGTGGCTCAAACGCGAATACGGCGGCGATTTCCTCAACCCTTCCGACTCCGTACTTGATCTCGGTTGCGGCAATGGAAGAAATCTCATCTATCTCGCGCAAACATTCGGTGTGCACGGAGTGGGCTACGACATATCAGCGGAAGCGATCGCTCAAGCAAAAGAGCAGAGCGGGAAACTGCCCCTTGCATATAGCGCCTGCTCTGTCACCGAACCTCTCCCCCTCCCTGATGAATCGCAAACGCTCGTGCTTGATATGATGGTTTCGCACTTTTTAAGCAATGAAGAACGCGCGCGTCTGCGAAGCGAAGTAGCGCGCGTTCTCAAACCGAACGGCTGGCTTTTTTTGAAAACATTTCTCCTTGATGAAGACCGCCATGCCGAGCGCTTCTTGCGCGAGCACCCGGGAAAAGAAGCGGGGTCATATATCCATCCTGTATTTGGCGTTACCGAACACGTATTCACCGAAAAAGAACTCACTGAAATGCTTGGTTCTCTTTTTACAGTTCATAAAAAAGTGCGTTCGCACCGCCATCTCAAAGACGGACGAGCATTCAAACGCCGCAGCATCTCCATCTACGCGCAAAAGAAATGA